One genomic region from Methanomassiliicoccales archaeon encodes:
- a CDS encoding NTP transferase domain-containing protein yields MPRVSAVVTAGGRGTRIGELKQEKPLIEILDKPMVDHVLEALKGSKEISEIVVSVSQNTPRTEKHVQSQGYRFVRTPGEGYVQDLRYAMYLLSTPYILVVPADMPLLRTSSIDAVVTAFYRSKKSSIVVGVPVEVFQNMNAEPTFTMEMNGQMAVPCGISIVDRDMMLRNEYLDEAYMLTELEDFAVNINTVANLRFAEKVLKKRKKV; encoded by the coding sequence ATGCCTCGAGTCAGTGCGGTGGTGACCGCTGGCGGCAGGGGAACGAGGATAGGCGAGCTGAAGCAAGAGAAACCGCTGATCGAGATCCTTGACAAGCCGATGGTCGATCATGTGCTGGAGGCGCTCAAAGGCTCGAAGGAGATCTCGGAGATCGTGGTCTCGGTGAGCCAGAACACGCCCCGCACGGAGAAGCACGTCCAATCCCAGGGATACAGGTTCGTGCGCACCCCCGGCGAAGGCTATGTCCAGGACCTTCGCTATGCCATGTATTTGCTCTCCACTCCCTACATACTGGTGGTGCCAGCGGACATGCCTCTCCTGCGGACATCCTCCATCGACGCCGTGGTCACGGCCTTCTATCGGTCCAAGAAATCATCCATTGTGGTCGGGGTGCCGGTGGAGGTGTTTCAGAACATGAACGCGGAGCCGACCTTCACCATGGAGATGAACGGCCAGATGGCCGTTCCCTGTGGCATCAGCATCGTGGACCGGGACATGATGCTCCGCAACGAGTACCTTGATGAGGCATACATGCTCACGGAGCTGGAGGATTTCGCCGTGAACATCAACACCGTCGCCAATCTGAGGTTCGCGGAGAAGGTCCTGAAGAAAAGGAAGAAAGTCTAA
- a CDS encoding TIGR00303 family protein, producing MATTIPKDIIFSHEEMKGKKFVRKLLGKAPTYVCIIGNTETGKIPGISAAGANPQITDYTPAADIELLYFGWCKCINGVPVTPNGIPTPGLITMSAIKLTSMPVFAVNGGVNVRPNSPYFELGGTPGKDIRTGKALDDPRKVFDHAVEVGKALARISDYLVVGESIAGGTTTALGVLAAMGYDAEGKVSSSLLENPHSLKAQVVREGLKNAPLTMEQMRKDPMAALAAMGDPMIPAAAGVVVGAARSVPVIMAGGTQMAAVLAVVKGMDKGVLGNVAIGTTRWIVQDKGSSIVSLVQQIAPVPVIAADLDFGHSKHEGLRIYETGLVKEGVGAGGSSIAAMLTTRGRVDAAALLQEIEENYERLMARKA from the coding sequence ATGGCGACAACGATTCCCAAGGACATCATCTTCAGCCACGAGGAGATGAAGGGGAAGAAGTTCGTGCGCAAGCTGCTGGGCAAGGCGCCCACCTACGTCTGCATCATCGGCAACACAGAGACAGGCAAGATCCCTGGCATCTCTGCAGCGGGAGCGAACCCCCAGATCACTGACTACACCCCCGCCGCAGACATCGAACTGCTCTATTTCGGCTGGTGCAAGTGCATCAATGGAGTGCCAGTGACGCCCAACGGCATCCCTACACCTGGTCTCATCACCATGTCCGCCATCAAGCTGACCTCCATGCCAGTGTTCGCAGTGAACGGAGGTGTGAATGTCAGACCGAACTCCCCCTACTTCGAGCTTGGCGGAACTCCGGGCAAGGACATTCGCACGGGAAAGGCATTGGACGATCCACGCAAGGTCTTCGACCACGCTGTGGAAGTGGGCAAGGCCCTGGCCAGGATCTCCGATTACTTGGTCGTGGGGGAATCCATCGCCGGGGGAACCACCACGGCGTTAGGCGTATTGGCGGCCATGGGCTATGATGCGGAAGGCAAAGTGTCCAGCAGCCTTCTGGAGAACCCCCATTCTCTCAAAGCGCAGGTCGTGCGCGAAGGATTGAAGAACGCGCCCTTGACCATGGAGCAGATGCGGAAGGACCCGATGGCTGCCCTGGCGGCCATGGGCGATCCGATGATCCCTGCTGCGGCAGGTGTGGTCGTAGGAGCGGCACGCTCCGTTCCCGTCATCATGGCCGGCGGCACCCAGATGGCCGCCGTTCTGGCGGTGGTCAAAGGCATGGATAAGGGCGTTCTCGGTAACGTGGCCATCGGCACCACCAGATGGATCGTGCAGGACAAGGGCTCGAGCATCGTTAGCCTGGTGCAGCAGATCGCACCGGTGCCCGTGATCGCGGCCGATCTGGATTTCGGCCATTCGAAACATGAAGGGCTGCGCATCTACGAGACCGGCCTGGTCAAGGAGGGCGTGGGGGCCGGTGGCTCGTCCATCGCTGCCATGCTTACTACCAGAGGACGAGTGGACGCGGCCGCCCTGCTGCAGGAGATCGAGGAGAACTACGAGAGGTTGATGGCCAGGAAGGCTTAG
- the hypF gene encoding carbamoyltransferase HypF yields MKIVVHGVVQGVGFRPTVHRIATSMGLNGYVQNNGSNVVIEVDRDGEEFVRRLKSNLPALARIDSIEMEVGLEAAELDTGFRIVHSQPGARGVAIPNDVAICPTCHREMFDPRNRRHLFPFTNCTDCGARFTVIEDLPYDREKTSMRDFPMCEECRREYEDPADRRFHHQTISCSKCGPSFYLLDKEGKRVEGDAARTFASLLEQGAVGVAKSWGGMHLCCTLPTLPKMREWYRRKEKPFAIMVRDLDAVHRYGDPEPFEEELLTSTHRPIVLIRKKESEVTELISPGLGNIGLFLPYTEMQQLLFHYLKLDALVMTSANVPGEPMVLRDEDALDLGAEYYLLHDRQIINRCDDSVVRAFGRNTFFIRKSRGHVPTSLPFDAKGSAIGVGAQENIVGALAFHGRIHQTQYIGDGSSYGVIEFLESALDYQMRLLGVDRVDVVGLDMHPGYTTRRLAKRLTEKYGAEGVEVQHHWAHAAALMAESGRDEMVVLTLDGTGYGDDGVAWGGEVLHATYDSYERIGHLQEIPLLGGEKAVYDVRRLSFAFREALGLGSSSIPDHEAEILRKMISKAPRTTSFGRVLDALADELGICHYRSYDGEPAMKLEQHLEQGRESLEIDVVHKGGTVMTVPMYGQMLESSGTTDEKARSMVLAMLEGLVDIAADRAQSANLKEIGITGGVSYNHTITAMAQRLAKERGLELLCPDLLPNGDGCISTGQCAIALRKSTDK; encoded by the coding sequence ATGAAGATCGTGGTCCACGGCGTGGTGCAGGGGGTCGGCTTTCGACCGACGGTGCATCGGATCGCCACCTCCATGGGACTGAATGGATACGTCCAGAACAACGGCTCCAACGTGGTCATCGAGGTCGACCGGGACGGAGAGGAGTTCGTCCGACGATTGAAATCAAACCTTCCGGCTTTGGCGCGCATCGATTCCATCGAAATGGAGGTGGGACTCGAGGCAGCAGAACTGGACACGGGATTCAGGATCGTCCATAGCCAGCCAGGCGCAAGAGGAGTGGCCATACCCAACGACGTGGCCATCTGCCCGACCTGCCATCGAGAGATGTTCGATCCCAGGAACAGGAGACATTTGTTTCCGTTCACCAACTGCACGGACTGCGGCGCCCGCTTCACGGTCATAGAGGACCTGCCATACGATCGAGAGAAGACCTCCATGCGAGATTTCCCCATGTGCGAGGAGTGTCGCCGGGAGTACGAGGATCCTGCGGACCGAAGGTTCCATCACCAGACCATCTCCTGTTCAAAGTGCGGACCTTCTTTCTATCTCCTCGACAAAGAGGGGAAGAGGGTCGAAGGAGACGCCGCCCGCACCTTCGCCTCATTGCTGGAGCAAGGCGCTGTCGGCGTGGCAAAGAGCTGGGGCGGGATGCACCTGTGCTGCACGTTGCCAACCCTCCCCAAAATGCGCGAATGGTACCGGCGGAAGGAGAAGCCGTTCGCGATCATGGTACGAGACCTGGACGCGGTGCATCGGTACGGAGATCCAGAGCCGTTCGAAGAGGAGCTGCTCACCTCTACCCATCGCCCTATCGTGCTCATCAGGAAGAAGGAAAGCGAGGTCACGGAGCTCATCTCGCCTGGCCTAGGCAACATCGGCCTCTTCCTTCCCTACACGGAGATGCAGCAGCTGCTCTTCCACTATCTGAAATTGGATGCACTGGTGATGACCTCCGCCAACGTCCCCGGCGAGCCGATGGTGCTGCGGGATGAGGACGCTCTCGATCTCGGAGCTGAGTATTACCTGCTGCATGACCGCCAGATCATCAACCGCTGCGATGATTCCGTGGTTCGAGCGTTCGGCAGGAACACCTTCTTCATCCGCAAGTCCCGGGGACACGTGCCTACCAGTCTACCTTTCGATGCCAAGGGCAGCGCCATCGGCGTGGGAGCGCAGGAGAACATCGTCGGTGCGCTCGCCTTCCACGGTCGCATTCATCAGACGCAGTACATCGGCGACGGCTCTTCCTACGGCGTGATCGAGTTCCTAGAGAGCGCGCTGGACTATCAGATGCGCCTGCTTGGCGTGGACCGGGTCGATGTTGTTGGCTTGGACATGCATCCCGGATACACGACCCGCAGGCTAGCCAAGCGACTGACCGAGAAGTACGGAGCGGAGGGCGTGGAAGTGCAGCACCACTGGGCGCATGCCGCCGCGCTCATGGCCGAGAGCGGTCGAGATGAGATGGTCGTCCTCACCCTCGATGGGACTGGCTACGGCGACGATGGAGTTGCTTGGGGAGGGGAAGTCCTCCATGCTACCTACGACTCCTACGAGCGCATCGGACATCTGCAAGAAATCCCTTTGCTGGGGGGAGAGAAGGCGGTCTACGACGTCCGCAGGCTGAGCTTCGCCTTCCGGGAAGCCCTCGGCCTAGGGTCCAGTTCCATTCCCGATCACGAGGCGGAGATACTACGGAAGATGATATCGAAGGCGCCCCGAACGACCAGCTTCGGCAGGGTGCTGGATGCCCTAGCGGATGAGCTGGGGATCTGCCACTACCGTTCCTACGATGGAGAGCCAGCGATGAAACTGGAACAGCATCTGGAGCAGGGGAGAGAATCGCTCGAGATCGACGTCGTGCACAAGGGAGGCACGGTGATGACCGTCCCCATGTACGGGCAGATGCTCGAATCTAGCGGGACGACGGACGAAAAAGCTCGTTCCATGGTCCTGGCAATGCTCGAAGGGTTGGTTGACATCGCCGCCGACAGAGCGCAGAGCGCGAACCTCAAGGAGATAGGCATCACGGGCGGGGTATCTTACAACCACACCATCACCGCAATGGCTCAACGGTTGGCAAAGGAAAGGGGACTGGAGCTTCTTTGCCCGGATCTATTGCCTAATGGGGATGGGTGCATATCCACTGGTCAATGCGCCATCGCCCTGAGGAAGAGCACCGACAAATGA
- a CDS encoding carboxypeptidase-like regulatory domain-containing protein → MHKFWTVAAVLLIILGTTLVAIAAGQASISPDSSTSTTRFGLATYADGTVKGVIKDADGRIMDQADVRLMNGTMTSAAMITSSDGAFSFTLTAGSYNLTVNKTGYQMYQRPVTLAQGQTLDLGTVTISRVPDYLWAVVVGAIVLGAAFLAVLMQRRQRLRR, encoded by the coding sequence ATGCACAAGTTCTGGACCGTGGCTGCTGTCCTGCTCATTATCCTAGGCACGACGTTGGTAGCGATAGCAGCGGGACAGGCATCCATTTCACCAGATAGCAGTACATCAACAACGCGATTCGGGCTCGCTACGTATGCCGACGGGACGGTCAAGGGCGTGATCAAGGACGCTGACGGAAGAATCATGGACCAAGCCGATGTAAGACTGATGAACGGAACGATGACGTCGGCTGCCATGATTACCTCATCCGACGGGGCATTCTCGTTCACGTTAACAGCGGGCAGCTACAACCTGACCGTGAATAAGACGGGTTACCAGATGTACCAACGACCTGTCACTCTCGCACAAGGTCAGACTCTCGATCTGGGCACGGTGACGATCTCACGAGTGCCGGACTACCTATGGGCGGTCGTTGTGGGTGCCATCGTTCTAGGAGCGGCATTTCTAGCGGTGCTCATGCAACGAAGGCAACGGCTAAGAAGGTAA
- the gcvH gene encoding glycine cleavage system protein GcvH, which yields MSLVPDGLRYTKEHEWLKVEGDVSTMGITDHAQEELTDIVYVELPKIGAKVKKGDRLGAVESVKTVSDIYSPVAGEVVEANEALNDAPGILNHSPYEKGWFAKVRMSDPTEARQLLDAAAYKKLLNE from the coding sequence ATGAGTCTGGTTCCAGATGGATTGCGCTACACCAAAGAGCACGAATGGCTCAAGGTCGAGGGAGATGTGAGCACTATGGGCATCACCGACCATGCCCAAGAGGAGCTCACGGACATCGTCTACGTGGAACTGCCCAAGATCGGCGCAAAGGTGAAGAAGGGCGACAGGCTGGGCGCGGTGGAGAGCGTGAAGACCGTTTCCGACATCTACAGTCCCGTGGCGGGAGAGGTGGTGGAAGCGAACGAAGCGCTCAACGATGCGCCTGGGATCTTGAACCACAGCCCGTATGAGAAAGGCTGGTTCGCCAAGGTGCGCATGAGCGATCCCACCGAGGCAAGGCAGCTCCTGGACGCCGCCGCCTACAAGAAACTGCTGAACGAGTGA
- a CDS encoding peroxiredoxin → MDLAELIGKKVIVLYFYPKDFTSGCTMEAHEFRDMHEQFQGGGAVVLGVSADDVATHKQFAVEHELPFRLLSDVDDKVRDIYGARGLAHTPGRVTFLIDKNGTIRMVFSSQLQPKKHIEEGLRVLAEINVKS, encoded by the coding sequence GTGGATCTGGCCGAACTGATCGGCAAGAAGGTGATCGTCCTCTACTTCTATCCAAAGGACTTCACCTCGGGATGTACCATGGAGGCGCACGAGTTCCGAGATATGCACGAGCAGTTCCAGGGAGGCGGGGCGGTCGTCCTAGGAGTGAGCGCGGATGATGTGGCGACGCACAAGCAGTTCGCCGTCGAGCACGAACTGCCTTTCAGATTGCTCAGTGACGTGGACGACAAGGTGCGCGACATTTATGGCGCGCGGGGACTGGCTCACACCCCGGGAAGGGTGACATTTCTCATCGACAAGAATGGCACGATTCGAATGGTCTTCTCGTCCCAGTTGCAGCCGAAGAAACACATCGAGGAAGGGTTGAGGGTCTTAGCTGAGATTAACGTCAAAAGCTGA
- a CDS encoding PAS domain S-box protein: protein MVSDTEGNITLANRAEQALRETEARFDQLAEQSNTVTWEADADGLFIYVSSVSEVVWGYRPDELVGKKHFFDLVVEAERETIKSKAFEVLKHKERFVGLEHAVLVKDGRTLWNSTSGIPLLNAAGTLRGYQGRDTDIIERKKVEKLRKTKEEDNPNDIDLTIRARKKNKISKEVRIRK, encoded by the coding sequence ATGGTCTCGGATACCGAAGGCAATATCACGCTCGCCAATCGGGCGGAGCAAGCGCTGCGCGAGACCGAGGCCCGGTTCGACCAGTTGGCCGAGCAGAGCAACACCGTCACTTGGGAAGCCGACGCGGACGGCCTCTTCATCTATGTCAGTAGTGTGTCCGAGGTCGTTTGGGGATACCGCCCGGACGAGCTGGTGGGCAAGAAGCACTTCTTCGACCTGGTCGTGGAAGCTGAACGCGAGACGATCAAGTCAAAGGCCTTCGAGGTGCTCAAGCACAAGGAGCGTTTCGTCGGCCTGGAGCATGCCGTGCTGGTCAAGGACGGCCGCACCCTGTGGAACTCCACCAGCGGCATCCCCCTGCTGAACGCTGCTGGAACCCTGCGAGGCTACCAAGGCCGTGACACCGACATCATCGAACGAAAGAAAGTCGAAAAGTTGAGAAAAACGAAGGAAGAAGACAACCCGAACGACATTGATTTGACTATCCGGGCACGCAAGAAGAATAAAATATCGAAGGAGGTAAGAATACGGAAATGA